A stretch of Vannielia litorea DNA encodes these proteins:
- a CDS encoding ATP-binding cassette domain-containing protein has protein sequence MLRVEGLNRGRMVRNVSFALRKGEILGFAGLMGAGRTEVARVIFGADPLESGTIHVHGAPRRIDSPKDRPVGGHDDDADGSDLGHHPHQPRPAAALRDCRRDPLRRLHGLDFERLHRQAQDPALHRHAGNRRWASATSSMPLRRR, from the coding sequence GTGCTGCGCGTCGAGGGGCTGAACCGGGGCCGGATGGTGCGAAACGTGAGCTTTGCGCTCCGCAAGGGCGAGATCCTCGGGTTTGCGGGGCTCATGGGCGCGGGCCGGACGGAGGTGGCGCGGGTGATCTTTGGCGCCGATCCGCTGGAGAGCGGCACGATCCATGTGCACGGGGCACCGCGCCGGATCGACAGCCCGAAGGATCGACCTGTCGGTGGGCACGATGATGACGCTGACGGCAGTGATCTCGGGCATCATCCTCACCAACCTCGGCCTGCCGCTGCCCTTCGGGATTGCCGGCGCGATCCTCTTCGGCGGCTTCATGGGCTCGATTTCGAGCGGCTGCATCGCCAAGCTCAAGATCCCGCCCTTCATCGCCACGCCGGGAACCGGCGCTGGGCCTCGGCTACGAGCTCGATGCCATTGCGGCGGCGGTGA
- the phnL gene encoding phosphonate C-P lyase system protein PhnL yields the protein MIEISNVSKSFTLHNQGGAVIEVMRGASLSVAPGECVALTGESGAGKSTLMRMIWGNYLAASGAIRVGGTDVARAEPREILALRREVLGYVSQFLRVVPRVPTREVVAEPLLALGRGRDEALARAEGLLTRLNIPPTLWGLSPTTFSGGEQQRVNIARGFAHPFPALLLDEPTASLDATNREVVLGLIEEAKARGAAIVGIFHDEGARNRVCDRVVDVTGFTPARAA from the coding sequence ATGATCGAGATCAGCAACGTTTCAAAGAGCTTCACCCTGCACAACCAGGGCGGCGCGGTGATCGAGGTGATGCGTGGGGCCTCGCTTTCGGTGGCGCCCGGCGAGTGCGTGGCGCTTACCGGCGAGAGCGGCGCGGGCAAGAGCACCCTGATGCGGATGATCTGGGGCAACTACCTGGCTGCCTCCGGCGCGATCCGGGTGGGCGGCACCGATGTGGCCCGCGCCGAGCCGCGCGAGATTCTCGCGCTGCGGCGGGAGGTGCTGGGCTACGTGAGCCAGTTCCTGCGCGTGGTGCCGCGGGTACCGACCCGCGAGGTGGTGGCCGAGCCGCTCCTGGCGCTGGGGCGCGGCCGGGACGAGGCGCTGGCGCGGGCCGAAGGCCTGCTGACCCGGCTGAACATCCCGCCGACCCTCTGGGGATTGTCGCCCACCACCTTCTCGGGCGGCGAGCAGCAGCGGGTGAACATCGCCCGCGGCTTTGCCCACCCCTTCCCGGCGCTGCTGCTCGACGAGCCCACCGCCTCGCTCGACGCCACCAATCGCGAGGTGGTTCTGGGGCTGATCGAGGAGGCCAAGGCACGGGGCGCGGCGATCGTGGGCATCTTCCACGACGAGGGGGCGCGCAACCGGGTTTGTGACCGGGTGGTGGATGTGACGGGCTTTACCCCGGCGAGGGCGGCATGA
- the phnN gene encoding phosphonate metabolism protein/1,5-bisphosphokinase (PRPP-forming) PhnN, which translates to MSIYAVVGPSGAGKDTLMAAARAARPEIHLVRRVVTREAAVGEDHRPVTESTFRALRAQGAFALSWSAHGLSYGIPREAVERRGCVLFNGSRAMLEAAAAAFPGLRVLHVTARREVLRARLAARGRESAEEIERRLARADLPLPPGLDVITIDNSGALEESVARLLAALDLKETTP; encoded by the coding sequence ATGAGCATTTACGCGGTCGTCGGCCCTTCGGGGGCAGGGAAGGATACGCTGATGGCGGCGGCCCGCGCGGCGCGGCCCGAGATCCACCTGGTGCGCCGGGTGGTGACACGGGAGGCGGCGGTGGGCGAGGATCACCGGCCGGTGACCGAGAGCACCTTTCGCGCGCTCCGGGCGCAGGGGGCCTTTGCCCTGAGCTGGAGCGCCCACGGCCTCTCCTACGGCATCCCGCGGGAGGCCGTGGAGCGGCGCGGTTGCGTGCTGTTCAACGGCAGCCGCGCGATGCTGGAGGCGGCGGCGGCGGCCTTTCCGGGCCTGCGGGTGCTGCATGTCACCGCCCGCCGGGAGGTGCTGCGGGCGCGGCTCGCGGCGCGGGGCCGGGAGAGCGCCGAGGAGATCGAGCGGCGGCTCGCGCGCGCCGACCTGCCCCTGCCGCCGGGCCTCGACGTGATCACCATCGACAATTCGGGCGCGCTGGAGGAGTCTGTGGCCCGGCTCCTCGCCGCCCTCGACCTGAAGGAGACCACCCCATGA
- the ygiD gene encoding 4,5-DOPA dioxygenase extradiol: MSFVTDLTRLRDSLARSARMPVVFLGHGSPMNALEDTAYSRAWTELGQTLPRPSAILVVSAHWMSRGTTLVATEARPETIHDFRGFPKPLYEMQYPAPGAPGLAREVASLLASHHGESDESWGLDHGAWAVLKFLYPGADVPVFQVSIDMTAPLSDQLEIGKLLSQLRDRGVLILGSGNVVHNLRTMRPGGAPLDFAEAFDTLFADRLEQRDMAALADRAALGSLLQMAHPSHDHYLPALTIAGAADRGDALTWMTDAIDLGSVSMRSFIFHAA, encoded by the coding sequence ATGAGCTTTGTCACCGATCTCACCCGCCTGCGCGACAGCCTCGCGCGTTCGGCGCGGATGCCCGTGGTCTTTCTTGGCCACGGCAGCCCGATGAACGCGCTGGAAGACACCGCCTACAGCCGCGCCTGGACAGAGCTGGGCCAGACCCTGCCCCGCCCCAGCGCGATCCTGGTCGTCTCGGCGCATTGGATGAGCAGGGGCACCACGTTGGTGGCCACAGAGGCCAGGCCGGAGACGATTCACGACTTTCGCGGCTTCCCCAAGCCGCTCTACGAGATGCAATACCCCGCCCCCGGCGCCCCCGGACTGGCGCGCGAGGTGGCGAGCCTGCTGGCCAGCCACCACGGCGAGAGCGACGAGAGCTGGGGCCTCGATCACGGCGCATGGGCGGTGCTGAAATTTCTCTATCCCGGTGCCGATGTGCCGGTGTTCCAGGTCTCCATCGACATGACGGCGCCGCTTTCCGACCAGCTCGAGATCGGCAAGCTGCTCTCCCAGCTGCGCGACCGGGGCGTGCTGATCCTCGGCTCGGGCAACGTGGTGCACAACCTGCGCACCATGCGCCCGGGCGGTGCGCCGCTCGACTTCGCCGAGGCCTTCGACACGCTCTTCGCCGACCGGCTCGAGCAGCGCGACATGGCCGCTCTCGCCGACCGCGCGGCGCTCGGGAGCCTGCTGCAGATGGCGCACCCCAGCCACGACCACTACCTGCCCGCCCTGACCATCGCCGGCGCGGCAGACCGCGGCGACGCGCTCACCTGGATGACCGACGCCATCGACCTCGGCTCGGTCTCCATGCGGTCCTTCATCTTTCACGCCGCCTGA
- the kduD gene encoding 2-dehydro-3-deoxy-D-gluconate 5-dehydrogenase KduD, with product MSDRFSLQGRKALVTGANAGIGQAIAIGLARAGAHVTCAGRRGCGETLEKIGSGGDEIRLDLADPMAARDVFTGTGYDILVNNAGIIRRADAVAFTEADWDEVIDVNLKALFFTCQAFARAALAAERPAKIVNIASLLSFQGGIRVPSYTASKHGVAGLTKLMANEWAARRVNVNAIAPGYIETANTEALRADRARNAAILERIPAGRWGQPEDIADTAVFLAAPASDYLHGAVINVDGGWLAR from the coding sequence ATGTCCGACCGTTTTTCCCTGCAAGGCCGCAAGGCGCTGGTCACCGGGGCCAATGCCGGCATCGGCCAGGCCATCGCCATAGGCCTCGCCCGCGCGGGCGCCCATGTCACCTGCGCCGGGCGGCGCGGCTGCGGCGAGACGCTGGAGAAGATCGGCAGCGGCGGCGACGAGATCCGGCTCGATTTAGCCGACCCGATGGCCGCGCGCGACGTGTTCACCGGCACGGGCTACGACATTCTCGTCAACAACGCCGGCATCATCCGCCGCGCCGATGCGGTGGCCTTCACCGAGGCCGACTGGGACGAGGTGATCGACGTGAACCTGAAGGCCCTCTTCTTCACCTGCCAGGCCTTCGCCCGGGCCGCGCTCGCCGCGGAGCGCCCGGCAAAGATCGTCAACATCGCATCTCTCCTGAGCTTCCAGGGTGGCATCCGGGTGCCGAGCTACACCGCCTCCAAGCACGGCGTGGCCGGGCTGACCAAGCTCATGGCCAACGAATGGGCAGCAAGGCGCGTGAACGTGAACGCCATCGCGCCGGGCTACATCGAAACCGCCAACACCGAGGCCCTGCGTGCCGACCGCGCCCGCAACGCCGCCATCCTCGAGCGCATCCCCGCCGGCCGCTGGGGCCAGCCCGAGGACATCGCCGATACGGCGGTCTTTCTCGCGGCGCCTGCGTCGGACTACCTGCACGGCGCGGTCATCAACGTCGACGGCGGCTGGCTCGCCCGCTGA
- a CDS encoding substrate-binding domain-containing protein, whose protein sequence is MKKRIAALTAATVLAGPAAAQDVYFPIVAKGFSHQLWQAVKLGAETAAERNGGTITFEGSNTEAEIEKQTDILNAAIARKPQGIGFAALGSQVQVPALRKAADAGIPIVAFDSGVESDLPLTTCTTDNMAAAATGADGLAKAIGEEGKVAAIIHDQTSATGIGRRDGFLNRIEEAYPNIEIVDVQYANDALKATETAKAMLQANPDLKGETLPGVIDTGFYWYDKTNMDDPRVAAVLYD, encoded by the coding sequence ATGAAGAAACGGATCGCCGCGCTCACCGCGGCCACCGTCCTGGCCGGCCCGGCCGCCGCGCAGGACGTCTACTTTCCGATCGTCGCCAAGGGCTTCAGCCACCAGCTCTGGCAGGCGGTGAAGCTGGGCGCCGAAACGGCCGCCGAGCGCAACGGGGGGACCATCACCTTCGAGGGGTCCAACACCGAGGCCGAGATCGAGAAGCAGACCGACATCCTCAATGCCGCCATCGCCAGGAAGCCCCAGGGCATCGGCTTTGCCGCGCTCGGCAGCCAGGTCCAGGTGCCGGCGCTGCGCAAGGCGGCGGACGCGGGCATCCCGATCGTGGCCTTCGACTCGGGCGTGGAGTCCGACCTGCCGCTGACCACCTGCACCACCGACAACATGGCCGCCGCCGCCACCGGCGCAGACGGGCTGGCCAAGGCCATCGGCGAAGAGGGCAAGGTGGCCGCGATCATCCACGACCAGACCTCGGCCACCGGCATCGGCCGCCGCGACGGGTTCCTGAACCGGATCGAGGAGGCTTATCCGAACATCGAGATCGTCGATGTGCAATATGCCAACGACGCGCTGAAGGCGACCGAGACCGCCAAGGCGATGCTGCAGGCCAACCCCGACCTGAAGGGCGAGACCCTGCCCGGGGTCATCGACACCGGCTTTTACTGGTATGACAAGACCAACATGGACGACCCGCGGGTGGCCGCGGTGCTCTACGACTGA
- a CDS encoding AGE family epimerase/isomerase codes for MKGPGPADAPGFWLDDDAHRDWLAADALRQFEFFRKALRKDGGFHALDWKGKPLRSKLQELHGTTRMIHAYALAELCGAGGAEIVDHGMKYLAQGHRDGEGWAWGVEGSAPTDRRRMAYGHVFVLLAGSSAHLIGHPDGQALIEQATEVLTDHFWEEEPGLFGPDFGPDWTPLDSYRGMNANMHGVEALLAAYEATGWEHYLRRAGSILAFFLGRMAPAHGWRIPEHYTADWSVDPGYDGDPMFRPAGTTPGHSLEFARLLLQHWDLSGRPENEAPSVAHDLAQQALTDGWAEEGGLIYTVGLDGTPLLPDRYWWPVTEGIGVLASLIKLDRQEVYEAWYRRLWTFAHAHFIDHKRGGWFPALDARGKPTESQFKGKPDIYHALQATLYPLAPGLSRQGTALPVIKP; via the coding sequence ATGAAGGGCCCCGGTCCCGCCGACGCGCCCGGCTTCTGGCTCGACGATGACGCGCATCGCGACTGGCTCGCCGCCGATGCGCTGAGGCAGTTCGAGTTCTTCCGCAAGGCGCTCCGCAAGGACGGCGGCTTTCATGCCCTTGACTGGAAGGGCAAACCGCTGCGCAGCAAGCTCCAGGAGCTGCACGGCACCACCCGGATGATCCATGCCTACGCGCTGGCCGAGCTTTGCGGCGCGGGCGGTGCGGAGATCGTCGACCACGGCATGAAATATCTCGCTCAGGGCCACCGCGACGGAGAGGGATGGGCCTGGGGCGTCGAGGGTTCGGCCCCCACCGACCGCCGCCGCATGGCCTATGGCCATGTCTTCGTGCTGCTCGCCGGTTCCTCCGCCCACCTCATCGGCCACCCCGACGGACAGGCCCTGATCGAGCAGGCCACCGAGGTGCTGACAGATCACTTCTGGGAGGAGGAGCCCGGTCTCTTCGGCCCCGATTTCGGGCCCGACTGGACCCCGCTCGACAGCTATCGTGGCATGAACGCAAACATGCACGGGGTCGAGGCCTTGCTCGCCGCCTACGAGGCCACCGGCTGGGAGCACTACCTGCGCCGCGCGGGCAGCATCCTCGCCTTCTTCCTCGGCCGGATGGCCCCCGCCCACGGCTGGCGCATTCCCGAGCATTACACCGCCGACTGGTCGGTGGATCCCGGCTACGACGGCGACCCGATGTTCCGCCCCGCAGGCACCACGCCCGGGCACAGCCTCGAGTTTGCCCGGCTTCTGCTCCAGCACTGGGATCTCTCCGGCCGCCCCGAGAACGAGGCGCCCTCGGTGGCCCACGACCTGGCCCAGCAGGCCCTCACCGACGGCTGGGCCGAGGAGGGCGGGCTGATCTACACGGTCGGCCTGGACGGCACGCCGCTGCTGCCCGACCGCTACTGGTGGCCCGTCACCGAGGGCATCGGCGTGCTGGCCTCGCTGATCAAGCTCGACCGGCAGGAGGTTTACGAGGCGTGGTACCGGCGGCTCTGGACCTTCGCCCACGCGCATTTCATCGACCACAAGCGCGGCGGATGGTTCCCCGCGCTGGACGCCAGGGGCAAGCCGACCGAAAGCCAGTTCAAGGGCAAGCCCGATATCTACCATGCGCTTCAGGCCACGCTCTACCCGCTGGCCCCCGGCCTCTCGCGCCAGGGCACCGCGCTGCCGGTGATCAAGCCCTAG
- a CDS encoding DUF3237 domain-containing protein yields the protein MYFNPPPLTHAFDLTVELDPIMEMGPGRAGQRRIIPIIGGTVTGARINGEVLNLGADWQTIFEGGLTELDTRYAMRTHDGAVIEIVNFGLRHGPPEVMARVAAGDNVDPSEYYMRTHCRLETGDPRYAWVNRQLFVGIGGRHTARVEISVYELS from the coding sequence ATGTATTTCAACCCGCCCCCGCTCACCCACGCCTTCGACCTCACGGTGGAGCTCGACCCGATCATGGAGATGGGGCCGGGCCGCGCCGGGCAGCGCCGGATCATCCCGATCATCGGCGGCACCGTCACCGGCGCGCGGATCAACGGCGAGGTGCTGAACCTGGGCGCCGACTGGCAGACGATCTTCGAGGGCGGCCTCACTGAGCTCGACACCCGCTACGCCATGCGCACCCATGACGGCGCAGTGATCGAGATCGTCAACTTCGGCCTCCGGCACGGCCCGCCCGAGGTGATGGCCCGCGTCGCGGCGGGCGACAACGTGGACCCCTCGGAGTATTACATGCGCACCCATTGCCGGCTGGAAACCGGCGATCCGCGCTACGCCTGGGTCAACCGTCAGCTCTTCGTCGGCATCGGCGGCCGCCATACCGCCCGCGTCGAAATCTCGGTCTACGAGCTGTCATGA
- a CDS encoding aldo/keto reductase — protein MTKGTLGKGGSAVSSICFGTSALGDMPDTYGYAVSEDRAAATLRAIFDGPCNFIDSSRNYGFGRSEERIGAAIAERGGLPQGFVLATKLDRDMETGRFDAARVRQSIEESLTALGVDRVDLLHLHDPEHARDLSEITGEGGALDELFKLKDEGIAGKVGLAMGRLDIMFPLVRERPFDVILSHNRYTLLNRAADEMFSWAHEAGMTVLNAAPYAGGVLAKGSAVMPQITYQKADEAALAPVRAIEAVCARHQVPPGAVALQFSLRDPRITSTVIGVSSPERVAQTLGWSEWDIPAEVWAELEGLGHSTEDPEANREYRPG, from the coding sequence ATGACCAAAGGAACACTCGGCAAGGGCGGGTCGGCCGTCAGCTCCATCTGCTTCGGTACCTCGGCGCTGGGCGACATGCCCGATACCTACGGCTACGCGGTGAGCGAAGACCGCGCCGCCGCCACCCTCCGCGCCATCTTCGACGGCCCCTGCAACTTCATCGACAGCTCGCGCAACTACGGCTTCGGCCGCTCCGAAGAGCGCATCGGCGCCGCCATCGCCGAACGCGGCGGGCTTCCGCAAGGCTTCGTGCTGGCCACCAAGCTCGACCGCGACATGGAGACAGGCCGGTTCGATGCGGCCCGCGTCCGCCAGTCGATCGAGGAGAGCCTCACCGCGCTGGGCGTGGACCGGGTGGACCTTCTGCACCTGCACGACCCCGAGCACGCCCGCGACCTCTCCGAGATCACCGGCGAGGGCGGCGCGCTCGACGAGCTCTTCAAGCTGAAGGACGAGGGCATCGCCGGCAAGGTCGGCCTCGCCATGGGCCGGCTCGACATCATGTTTCCGCTGGTCCGCGAGCGCCCCTTCGACGTGATCCTGAGCCACAACCGCTACACCCTGCTCAACCGCGCCGCCGACGAGATGTTCAGCTGGGCGCATGAGGCCGGGATGACCGTGCTCAACGCGGCCCCCTATGCCGGCGGCGTGCTGGCCAAGGGCTCGGCGGTCATGCCCCAGATCACCTACCAGAAGGCCGATGAAGCCGCCCTCGCCCCGGTCCGCGCCATCGAGGCGGTCTGCGCCCGCCACCAGGTGCCACCCGGCGCCGTGGCGCTGCAATTCTCGCTGCGTGACCCGCGCATCACCTCCACGGTCATCGGCGTGTCGAGCCCCGAGCGCGTGGCGCAAACCCTGGGCTGGTCGGAGTGGGACATTCCCGCCGAGGTCTGGGCGGAGCTGGAGGGCCTCGGCCATTCCACCGAGGACCCGGAGGCCAACCGCGAGTATCGCCCCGGCTAG
- a CDS encoding alpha-D-ribose 1-methylphosphonate 5-triphosphate diphosphatase, translating to MMDMAAPAETVLTNARIVLEGEVREGAVRFRGGEITDVSSGAARGEDLGGDLLIPGLIELHTDNLERHIQPRPRVDWPHDAAILAHDGELASVGITTVFDAMRVGSVPNEHGGYEPYARGLASELMQLRAAGALKISHFLHLRAEVCSATLAEELGAFGPDDRVGIVSLMDHTPGQRQFRDIGKLKAYVQGKRSLTEAQWEAHVANLKALRAAHGEAHEAATVAAAGRFGAVLASHDDTTEAHVATSAGYGIRLAEFPTTEEAARACRARGIAVMMGAPNLIRGGSHSGNVAAQALAEAGLLDIVSSDYVPSALLTAAFRLARLWGDLPRAIAAVTSSPARATGLADRGRIAPGLRADLVRVTMLGDTPVVRAVWSHGQRVA from the coding sequence ATGATGGACATGGCTGCCCCGGCGGAGACGGTTCTGACCAATGCCCGCATCGTATTGGAGGGCGAGGTGCGCGAGGGGGCGGTGCGGTTTCGCGGCGGAGAGATCACCGACGTCTCGTCAGGCGCGGCGCGGGGCGAGGACCTGGGCGGCGACCTGCTGATCCCGGGCCTGATCGAGCTGCACACCGACAATCTGGAGCGCCACATCCAGCCGCGCCCGCGGGTCGACTGGCCGCATGATGCGGCAATCCTCGCCCATGACGGAGAGTTGGCCAGCGTGGGGATCACGACGGTGTTCGACGCCATGCGGGTGGGGTCGGTGCCCAACGAGCACGGCGGATACGAACCCTACGCGCGCGGGCTGGCCAGCGAGCTGATGCAGCTTCGTGCGGCCGGGGCGCTGAAGATCAGCCATTTCCTGCACCTGCGGGCCGAGGTCTGCTCGGCCACCCTGGCCGAGGAGCTCGGGGCCTTCGGGCCCGATGACCGGGTCGGGATCGTCAGCCTGATGGACCACACGCCGGGGCAGAGGCAGTTTCGCGATATCGGCAAGCTGAAGGCCTATGTGCAGGGCAAGCGCAGCCTGACCGAGGCCCAATGGGAGGCGCATGTGGCCAACCTCAAGGCGCTGCGCGCGGCCCATGGAGAGGCCCACGAGGCGGCGACGGTGGCCGCGGCCGGGCGTTTCGGCGCGGTGCTGGCCAGCCATGACGACACGACCGAGGCCCATGTGGCCACCTCGGCAGGCTACGGCATCCGGCTGGCGGAATTTCCGACCACGGAAGAGGCCGCGAGGGCCTGCCGGGCCCGGGGGATCGCGGTGATGATGGGCGCGCCCAACCTGATCCGGGGCGGCTCGCACTCGGGCAACGTGGCGGCGCAGGCTCTGGCCGAGGCCGGGCTGCTCGACATCGTCTCGTCGGACTATGTGCCCTCGGCGCTGCTCACCGCCGCCTTCCGGCTGGCCCGGCTCTGGGGCGACCTGCCGCGCGCCATCGCCGCCGTCACCTCCAGCCCGGCCCGGGCCACCGGCCTTGCCGACCGGGGCCGGATCGCGCCGGGACTGAGGGCCGACCTGGTGCGCGTCACCATGCTGGGCGACACGCCGGTGGTGCGGGCGGTCTGGAGCCACGGGCAGCGGGTGGCCTGA
- a CDS encoding amidohydrolase family protein has translation MKIDAHQHFWRIDRGDYGWMDDSVAAIRKDYGPEQLVPLAGACGLGGTVLVQAAPTMEETEFLLSIAEESPLVQGVVGWIDLEGDVPGQLARISHPALKSLRPMLQDIEETEWLLRPAVVEGLRQVARAGLRFDALVTPRHLPMLERFVTVVPELPVVIDHCAKPAFDGTDPGAAWRERMAALAAHGQVFCKLSGLANEYGPGWRAETLREVAGHVLKVFGPERVMWGSDWPVLELVGDYEGWFEAAQALTRGLSEAEQAAVFGGTARRFYGLED, from the coding sequence ATGAAGATCGACGCGCATCAACATTTCTGGAGGATCGACCGGGGCGACTACGGCTGGATGGACGACTCGGTGGCGGCGATCCGCAAGGATTATGGCCCGGAGCAGCTGGTGCCTCTGGCCGGGGCCTGCGGCCTGGGCGGCACCGTGCTGGTGCAGGCTGCACCGACGATGGAGGAAACCGAGTTTCTGCTCTCCATCGCCGAGGAGAGCCCGCTGGTGCAGGGCGTGGTGGGCTGGATCGACCTCGAGGGCGACGTGCCGGGCCAGCTTGCGCGCATCTCCCATCCGGCGCTGAAGAGCCTGCGCCCGATGCTGCAGGATATCGAGGAGACCGAATGGCTGCTGCGCCCCGCCGTGGTGGAGGGGCTGCGCCAGGTCGCGCGGGCGGGGCTGAGGTTCGATGCCCTCGTCACCCCGCGCCACCTGCCGATGCTGGAGCGTTTCGTGACCGTGGTGCCGGAACTGCCGGTGGTGATCGACCATTGCGCCAAGCCCGCGTTCGACGGCACCGATCCGGGCGCGGCGTGGCGCGAGCGCATGGCGGCGCTGGCGGCGCATGGGCAGGTCTTCTGCAAGCTCTCCGGGCTGGCCAACGAATACGGCCCCGGCTGGAGAGCCGAGACCCTGCGCGAGGTGGCGGGCCATGTGCTCAAGGTCTTCGGCCCCGAGCGCGTGATGTGGGGCAGCGACTGGCCGGTGCTGGAGCTGGTCGGCGATTACGAGGGCTGGTTCGAGGCCGCGCAGGCGCTGACGCGGGGCCTGAGCGAGGCCGAGCAGGCCGCCGTGTTCGGCGGCACGGCGCGGCGGTTCTACGGGTTGGAAGACTGA
- the phnK gene encoding phosphonate C-P lyase system protein PhnK encodes MTPLLSVRDIRKTYGTRIGCTDVSFDLYPGEVMGIVGESGSGKSTLLSCLAGHLTPDRGEVIFDTRADGPRDTVTMSEPERRMLGRTDWAFVHQNPRDGLRMSVSAGGNVGERLMAVGARHYGQIRETATDWLGRVEITEDRIDDRPRAFSGGMQQRLQIARNLVTGPRLVFMDEPTGGLDVSVQARLLDLLRGLVREMGLSALIVTHDLAVVRLLAHRLMVMKSGRVVETGLTDQVLDDPQHPYTQLLVSSVLQV; translated from the coding sequence ATGACGCCCCTGCTTTCGGTCCGGGATATCCGCAAGACCTACGGCACGCGCATCGGCTGCACCGATGTCAGCTTCGATCTCTATCCGGGCGAGGTGATGGGCATCGTGGGGGAGAGTGGCTCCGGCAAGTCCACCCTGCTCTCCTGCCTTGCCGGGCATCTGACCCCGGATCGGGGCGAGGTGATCTTTGACACCCGCGCCGACGGCCCGCGCGACACGGTGACCATGAGCGAGCCGGAGCGGCGGATGCTGGGGCGCACCGATTGGGCCTTTGTCCATCAGAACCCGCGGGACGGGCTCCGTATGAGCGTGAGCGCGGGGGGCAACGTGGGCGAGCGGCTGATGGCGGTGGGCGCACGGCACTACGGCCAGATCCGCGAGACGGCGACCGACTGGCTGGGCCGGGTGGAGATCACCGAAGACCGGATCGACGACCGGCCCCGCGCGTTTTCGGGCGGGATGCAGCAGCGGCTTCAGATCGCCCGCAACCTCGTCACCGGCCCCCGGCTCGTGTTCATGGACGAGCCCACCGGCGGGCTCGACGTGAGCGTGCAGGCCCGGCTGCTCGACCTGCTGCGCGGGCTGGTGCGCGAGATGGGCCTCTCGGCGCTCATCGTCACCCATGACCTCGCCGTGGTGCGTCTGCTGGCGCATCGGCTGATGGTGATGAAATCGGGCCGCGTGGTGGAGACCGGCCTGACCGACCAGGTGCTTGACGATCCGCAGCATCCCTATACCCAGCTGCTTGTCAGCTCCGTCCTGCAGGTGTGA
- a CDS encoding L-rhamnose mutarotase, producing the protein MQRMGFVIGIAAEKIPEYKRLHAEVWPEVAERIKASNITNYSIFLREPENLMFGYWEYVGEDFAADIAAIADDPKTREWWAICGPIQLPLQSRAEGEWWAGMEQVFYLP; encoded by the coding sequence ATGCAGCGGATGGGTTTCGTGATCGGGATCGCGGCGGAGAAGATCCCCGAATACAAGCGGCTCCACGCCGAGGTCTGGCCCGAGGTGGCCGAGCGGATCAAGGCGTCGAACATCACCAACTACTCGATCTTCCTGCGCGAGCCGGAGAACCTGATGTTCGGCTACTGGGAGTATGTCGGCGAGGATTTCGCGGCCGACATTGCAGCCATCGCCGACGATCCGAAGACGCGGGAGTGGTGGGCCATCTGCGGGCCGATTCAGCTGCCCTTGCAAAGCCGGGCCGAGGGCGAGTGGTGGGCCGGGATGGAGCAGGTGTTCTACCTGCCCTAG